From one Spiroplasma endosymbiont of Lasioglossum villosulum genomic stretch:
- a CDS encoding RsmD family RNA methyltransferase, with the protein MKIIAGKLKGKKIITLDGLSTRPTLNRIKENIFNIMLNYCSFEDKIVVDLFAGSGNLILESLSRGAKFAFANDINKAACNIINQNCFACNLQEQVKLSNLDYQVFSKTLVQQCDIVFIDPPFVNITCQQWIIDFFYKNNLLANNALIVLETNVPLENLQLNFHFKVVSNKKYGKIYIKIIQFYEK; encoded by the coding sequence ATGAAAATTATTGCTGGAAAATTAAAAGGAAAAAAAATAATTACTTTAGATGGTTTATCAACACGGCCAACATTAAATCGAATTAAAGAAAATATTTTTAATATTATGTTAAATTATTGTAGTTTTGAAGATAAAATTGTTGTTGATTTATTTGCTGGAAGTGGTAATTTAATTCTTGAAAGTTTATCACGAGGGGCAAAATTTGCTTTTGCAAATGATATTAACAAAGCTGCTTGTAATATTATTAATCAAAATTGTTTTGCTTGTAATTTACAAGAACAAGTTAAATTAAGTAATTTGGATTATCAAGTTTTTAGTAAAACACTAGTACAACAGTGTGATATTGTTTTTATTGATCCACCGTTTGTAAATATTACTTGTCAACAGTGAATTATTGATTTCTTTTATAAAAATAATTTACTTGCTAATAATGCTTTAATTGTTTTAGAAACAAATGTACCACTTGAAAATTTACAATTAAATTTCCATTTTAAAGTAGTATCTAATAAAAAATACGGTAAAATATATATTAAAATAATTCAATTTTATGAAAAGTAG
- the plsY gene encoding glycerol-3-phosphate 1-O-acyltransferase PlsY: protein MEHINLLGTFIFIIIGYLIGSISPSIIISKIKFKTDVRDYYSKNAGATNSTRVMGGKWGAIILIIDGFKPAIPILIAYGLTFINITNPNYETMFKQAYIYPTGLAAIIGHCWPLFYGFRGGKGAASSLGVLLMINPIYCVITIASWWFILYLSRMSSLSSMLMMILAFILSWIPNMRLHAFLSQQDTQYYIVNIIMALIWILIIIRHWDNCKRILNHTERKVTIFDKKNKKANEEKK from the coding sequence ATGGAACATATTAATCTATTAGGAACTTTTATTTTTATTATCATTGGTTATTTAATTGGCTCAATCTCACCTTCAATTATTATTAGTAAAATAAAATTTAAAACCGATGTTAGAGATTATTACTCTAAAAATGCTGGTGCTACTAATTCAACACGAGTTATGGGTGGTAAATGAGGAGCTATTATTTTAATTATTGATGGTTTTAAGCCCGCTATTCCTATTTTAATTGCATACGGTTTAACCTTTATCAATATTACTAATCCTAATTATGAAACAATGTTTAAACAAGCATATATTTATCCAACTGGTCTTGCTGCAATTATTGGTCACTGTTGACCACTATTTTATGGTTTTCGTGGTGGTAAAGGAGCTGCATCTTCATTAGGAGTACTATTAATGATTAATCCTATTTATTGCGTTATCACAATTGCTAGTTGATGATTTATTTTATATTTAAGTAGAATGTCATCTTTATCTTCAATGTTAATGATGATACTTGCTTTTATCTTATCATGAATACCGAATATGCGACTGCATGCTTTTCTTTCCCAACAAGACACTCAATACTATATTGTTAATATAATTATGGCTCTAATTTGAATATTAATTATTATTCGTCATTGAGATAATTGTAAAAGAATTCTTAATCATACTGAACGTAAAGTGACTATTTTTGATAAAAAAAATAAAAAAGCAAATGAAGAAAAAAAATAA
- the def gene encoding peptide deformylase codes for MLNKLQNEVPSASWITEDTKPSLLKPCADVILPLTPKDENIMKRMIDWVKASQDKEFNANNILTEAIGIAAPQIGENIKMYYILLPIPDKNEKIIYYEHALINPKIIGKSEQIAYLKKGEGCLSVTNHPHEGLVPRNYKINVTGYDYLKKKKVTLTVRGYEAIVFQHEQDHLEGKLFYHHINKDNPWLNDDKWIMI; via the coding sequence ATGTTAAACAAATTACAAAACGAAGTACCATCAGCATCTTGAATTACTGAAGATACAAAACCTAGTTTATTAAAACCTTGTGCTGATGTTATTTTACCCTTAACACCTAAAGATGAAAATATTATGAAACGTATGATTGATTGAGTAAAAGCATCACAAGATAAAGAATTTAATGCTAACAACATTTTAACCGAAGCTATTGGTATTGCTGCACCACAAATTGGAGAAAATATAAAAATGTATTATATTTTATTACCAATTCCTGATAAAAATGAAAAGATTATTTACTATGAACATGCATTAATAAATCCAAAAATCATTGGTAAAAGCGAACAAATAGCTTATTTAAAAAAAGGTGAAGGTTGTTTAAGTGTAACTAATCACCCTCATGAAGGTTTAGTTCCACGTAATTATAAAATCAATGTTACAGGTTATGACTATTTAAAAAAGAAGAAAGTAACTTTAACTGTTAGAGGTTATGAAGCAATTGTTTTTCAACATGAGCAAGACCATTTAGAAGGAAAACTCTTTTATCATCACATTAATAAGGATAATCCTTGACTTAATGATGATAAATGGATTATGATATAA
- a CDS encoding IS30 family transposase, which produces MSYKHLGIDERIYIENQLKFKFKISEIAKNLNRSISTIIREINRNKDNNHYFSLIAQNKAENRKQSHISFHKFKNKNLVKYVQQKLLLGWSPEQIYGRIKNFHKEWVISFKTIYTWIYFGMLDKVTSKNLRRKGKKRKSKENRGKFNGKSIKERDINVNDRITLGHWEGDTIVSSRGKSKSCLITLVERVSRFTLAILVKNRTTKVINKNVSYYLSILPKNIVKTITFDRGKEFSNWQQLEKNLDIKIYFANPYSPWQRGTNENTNGLIREKFPKKFIFSKTNKNEVHKFILSLNQRPRKILNYLSPIEYLDRKII; this is translated from the coding sequence ATGAGTTATAAACATCTTGGCATAGATGAAAGGATTTATATTGAGAATCAATTGAAATTTAAATTTAAAATTAGTGAAATAGCTAAAAATCTTAATCGAAGTATTAGTACTATTATTCGAGAAATTAATAGAAATAAAGATAATAATCATTATTTTTCATTAATTGCACAAAATAAAGCTGAAAATCGAAAACAATCACATATTAGTTTTCATAAGTTTAAAAATAAGAATTTAGTAAAATATGTACAACAAAAATTACTATTAGGTTGATCACCTGAACAAATTTATGGCAGAATTAAAAATTTTCATAAAGAGTGAGTTATTAGTTTTAAAACAATTTATACTTGAATTTATTTTGGAATGCTTGATAAAGTTACTAGTAAAAATTTAAGAAGAAAAGGTAAAAAACGAAAATCTAAAGAAAATCGTGGCAAGTTTAATGGTAAATCAATTAAAGAACGAGATATAAATGTTAATGATCGTATAACACTTGGTCATTGAGAAGGAGATACTATAGTATCATCACGAGGTAAAAGCAAATCATGTTTAATAACTTTAGTTGAAAGAGTATCACGATTTACTTTAGCAATATTAGTTAAAAACAGAACTACTAAAGTTATTAATAAAAATGTTAGTTATTATTTATCAATTCTTCCTAAAAACATTGTTAAAACTATTACTTTTGATCGTGGCAAAGAATTTTCAAATTGACAACAACTTGAAAAAAATTTAGATATAAAAATTTATTTTGCCAATCCATATTCACCTTGACAAAGAGGTACTAATGAAAATACTAATGGTTTAATTAGAGAAAAATTTCCTAAAAAATTTATTTTTTCAAAAACTAATAAAAATGAAGTTCATAAATTTATATTGTCTTTAAACCAAAGACCAAGAAAAATACTAAATTATCTTTCACCAATCGAATATTTGGATAGAAAAATAATTTAG
- a CDS encoding ribonuclease J yields MSDTSTKNTIPVKKFVTKIFALGGLEEVGKNTYVIEQDNEIIIIDAGVKFADASMPGIEAVIPDYSYLKENKHKIKGIFITHGHEDHIGGIPYLLKDISDIPAIYAPNLAVALIRHKIKDKGIKSKIKINIVDGNSKIKTNRFIISFFAVNHSIPDAYGICVENSNGTVVTTGDYKFDWTPLGHKADIDKMAQMGQKGVTLFLADSTNAEVPGYTMTEMLVVKRISEIFAKAKGRILISTFASNVHRLQQIIEVATKHNRKVIVVGRSLERIVNVIRQMGHLKVRDSSFIKAEEAKKYDNNQIVIICTGSQGEPMAALSRIANREHRQIKIIPGDTVIFSSSAIPGNRADVERVVNKLTRLSAIVEENSPLNWLHTSGHASQEEQKLMLNLIKPSYFMPMHGDYRMLKVHKETAVSIGIPEENIFICANGDPIIMDNGKCSLSDKRIAADPIYVDGGKDMSGVTTAAVIRDRQILSKDGLIAIVVSIDSQNNKLLAPPTFISRGSFYVRDAAPLVSEAISLLTKSINEVLKSERPTFATIKNAIKSTLAPYIFKKKRRNPLIIPVILNKK; encoded by the coding sequence ATGAGTGATACATCGACAAAAAATACTATACCAGTTAAAAAGTTCGTCACGAAAATCTTTGCGCTTGGTGGGCTAGAAGAAGTTGGAAAAAATACTTATGTAATTGAACAAGATAATGAAATTATTATTATTGATGCTGGAGTAAAATTTGCTGATGCTTCTATGCCAGGAATTGAAGCAGTAATTCCTGATTATAGCTATCTAAAAGAAAATAAACATAAAATTAAAGGAATATTTATTACTCATGGTCATGAAGATCATATTGGTGGTATACCATACTTATTAAAAGACATTAGTGATATTCCGGCTATCTACGCTCCTAATTTAGCAGTAGCTTTAATTCGTCATAAAATTAAAGACAAAGGGATAAAATCAAAAATAAAAATAAATATTGTTGATGGTAATAGTAAAATTAAAACTAACAGATTTATTATTAGTTTCTTTGCTGTTAATCATTCAATTCCTGATGCATATGGAATTTGTGTAGAAAATTCAAATGGAACTGTTGTAACAACAGGTGATTATAAATTCGATTGAACACCTTTAGGTCATAAAGCAGACATTGATAAAATGGCACAAATGGGTCAAAAAGGAGTAACATTATTTTTAGCAGATTCAACCAATGCTGAAGTACCCGGTTATACAATGACAGAAATGCTTGTTGTTAAAAGAATTAGTGAAATATTTGCTAAAGCGAAGGGCAGAATTTTAATTTCTACTTTTGCTTCTAATGTACACCGTTTACAACAAATTATTGAAGTTGCAACAAAACATAATAGAAAAGTTATTGTTGTTGGAAGAAGTTTAGAAAGAATAGTTAATGTTATTCGTCAAATGGGACATTTAAAAGTTCGCGATAGTTCATTTATTAAAGCAGAAGAAGCTAAAAAATATGATAATAATCAAATTGTTATTATTTGTACGGGTTCCCAAGGTGAACCAATGGCAGCATTATCAAGAATTGCTAATCGCGAACATCGTCAAATAAAAATTATACCCGGTGATACAGTAATATTCTCTTCATCGGCAATTCCCGGTAACCGTGCTGACGTTGAAAGAGTAGTTAATAAACTAACACGACTTAGTGCGATTGTTGAAGAAAATTCACCATTAAATTGATTACATACTTCTGGTCATGCTTCACAAGAAGAACAAAAACTAATGTTAAATTTAATTAAACCATCATACTTTATGCCAATGCATGGTGATTATAGAATGTTAAAAGTTCATAAAGAAACAGCTGTATCAATTGGAATCCCTGAAGAAAATATATTTATTTGTGCTAACGGTGATCCAATTATTATGGATAATGGTAAATGTTCTTTAAGTGATAAACGCATTGCTGCTGATCCTATTTATGTTGATGGTGGTAAAGATATGTCAGGAGTAACAACTGCTGCAGTAATCCGTGATAGACAAATTCTTTCTAAAGATGGTTTAATTGCAATTGTTGTTTCTATTGATTCACAAAATAATAAATTATTAGCACCACCAACGTTTATTTCTCGCGGTTCTTTCTATGTTCGCGATGCAGCACCTTTAGTATCTGAAGCAATATCATTATTAACAAAATCTATTAATGAAGTATTAAAAAGCGAAAGACCTACTTTTGCCACAATAAAAAATGCTATCAAATCAACATTAGCACCTTATATATTTAAAAAGAAAAGAAGAAACCCTTTAATTATTCCTGTTATATTAAATAAAAAATAG
- the tkt gene encoding transketolase: MENKINLDKLTINSIRMLGVQAVNAAKSGHPGIVLGASPMTFSLFKNHLSFNPKNPKWFNRDRFVLSAGHGSALLYSILHHAGYKYTINDIKQFRQLNSNTPGHPEYHLDYGVETATGPLGQGIANAVGMALTESFLGAKYNQKDLNIIDHYTYAICGDGDLQEGIAQEALSFAGHFKLNKLIILYDSNDVQLNSSVKLVYSENLKMRLQALEWNYLKVEDGEDDKLISEAIKKAKLSDKPTLIEIKTIIGYGASKQGTPSVHGSPLMEDIKTVAKNLNWEYPEFTVPKEVSTYFTQTALNHGSKIELVWNQKVEKYAKLYPKLYNEIKSALKNEIFNEDYQLNKIDWTSIIGINPQATRVDSGNILKLLSAHCPTLIGGSADLAGSTKALVTDKDFLPLDHSGRHIHYGVREFAMGAIVNGMTLHQGTIPFGSTFLVFSDYLKPALRLAALMSIPSLFIFSHDSIAVGEDGPTHEPVEQLTMLRTIPNFNVIRPADTKETIGAYLMALSSKTNPSAIIITRQNLPQLANSNIEAVQKGAYIISKEKSSKALDLIIIATGSEVSLAIASQEQLWNDQKLNVRVVSMPSTFIFDKQDKTYQNKILPNDIIKVAIEMGSKDSWYKYVAGNGFVIGVSTFGISAPDKVVLEKYGFTSNQVCDKINKFLNSK; encoded by the coding sequence ATGGAAAATAAAATTAATTTAGATAAATTAACTATTAATTCAATTCGTATGTTAGGAGTACAAGCAGTTAATGCTGCTAAAAGTGGCCATCCTGGTATTGTTTTAGGTGCTTCACCAATGACTTTTTCTTTATTCAAAAATCATTTATCTTTTAATCCAAAAAATCCAAAATGATTTAATCGTGATCGATTTGTTTTATCAGCAGGTCATGGTAGTGCTTTATTATATTCAATATTACATCATGCTGGTTATAAATATACAATCAATGATATAAAACAATTCCGTCAATTAAATAGTAATACACCTGGTCATCCCGAATATCATTTAGACTATGGAGTAGAGACGGCTACTGGACCATTAGGTCAGGGTATCGCTAATGCTGTTGGAATGGCGCTTACTGAGAGTTTTCTTGGTGCTAAATATAATCAAAAAGATCTTAATATTATTGATCATTATACATATGCAATTTGTGGTGATGGTGATTTACAAGAAGGTATTGCGCAAGAAGCACTTAGTTTTGCTGGACATTTTAAATTAAATAAACTAATTATTTTATATGATTCAAATGATGTTCAATTAAATTCATCTGTTAAATTAGTATATTCAGAAAATTTAAAAATGCGTCTTCAAGCATTAGAGTGAAATTATTTAAAAGTTGAAGATGGTGAAGATGATAAACTTATTTCTGAAGCTATTAAAAAAGCAAAACTTAGTGATAAACCAACTTTAATTGAAATTAAAACTATAATTGGTTATGGGGCTAGTAAACAAGGAACACCCAGTGTTCATGGCTCTCCTTTAATGGAAGATATTAAAACAGTTGCTAAAAATTTAAACTGAGAATATCCTGAATTTACTGTTCCAAAAGAAGTAAGTACTTACTTCACACAAACAGCACTTAATCATGGTTCTAAAATAGAATTAGTTTGAAATCAAAAAGTTGAAAAATATGCAAAATTATATCCAAAATTGTATAATGAAATTAAATCAGCATTGAAAAATGAAATTTTTAATGAAGATTATCAATTAAATAAAATTGATTGAACTTCAATTATTGGAATAAATCCACAAGCAACAAGAGTAGACTCTGGTAATATTTTAAAACTTTTATCAGCTCATTGTCCAACATTAATTGGTGGTAGTGCTGATTTAGCTGGCTCAACTAAAGCATTAGTAACAGATAAAGACTTTTTACCTCTTGATCATTCAGGAAGACATATTCATTATGGAGTAAGAGAATTTGCAATGGGCGCTATTGTTAACGGTATGACGTTACATCAAGGCACAATTCCTTTTGGTTCTACTTTTCTTGTGTTTAGTGATTATCTAAAGCCTGCATTACGATTAGCAGCTTTAATGTCAATTCCATCTTTGTTTATTTTTAGTCATGATAGTATCGCAGTTGGCGAAGATGGTCCTACCCATGAACCAGTTGAACAACTAACAATGTTAAGAACTATTCCTAATTTTAATGTAATTCGCCCCGCTGATACAAAAGAAACAATTGGTGCATATTTAATGGCATTATCTAGCAAAACTAACCCTAGTGCTATTATTATTACTAGACAAAATTTACCACAACTTGCAAATAGTAATATTGAGGCAGTTCAAAAAGGTGCTTATATTATTAGTAAAGAGAAGAGTAGTAAAGCTTTAGATTTAATTATTATTGCTACCGGTAGTGAAGTTTCGTTGGCTATTGCTAGTCAAGAACAACTATGAAACGATCAAAAACTTAATGTTCGTGTAGTTTCAATGCCTTCTACTTTTATTTTTGATAAACAAGATAAAACATATCAAAATAAAATTTTACCTAATGATATTATAAAAGTTGCTATTGAAATGGGTTCTAAAGATAGTTGATATAAATATGTTGCAGGTAATGGCTTTGTTATTGGCGTAAGTACTTTTGGTATTTCTGCTCCTGATAAGGTAGTACTAGAAAAATATGGCTTTACATCAAATCAAGTGTGTGATAAAATTAATAAGTTTTTAAACAGTAAGTAA
- a CDS encoding YneF family protein, giving the protein MMVWWAVLIIGIASALIGGLVGFIVTKKIFEKQLQKNPPINENMIRAMYLQMGRKPTESQIKSVMQAMKRQQSTTKKR; this is encoded by the coding sequence ATGATGGTTTGGTGAGCAGTATTAATCATTGGCATTGCTAGTGCGTTAATTGGTGGATTAGTTGGTTTTATTGTTACTAAGAAGATTTTCGAAAAACAATTACAGAAAAATCCTCCTATTAATGAAAATATGATTCGTGCAATGTATTTACAAATGGGACGTAAACCTACTGAATCTCAAATTAAATCAGTAATGCAAGCAATGAAACGTCAACAAAGTACTACTAAAAAACGATAA
- a CDS encoding SemiSWEET family sugar transporter has translation MDIIGYIGAFFISVAFLPQTIKLIKTKNTKGLSLISYSIYQIGLTSFIIYASLIKNIPLLAANAFGTVINIILLTLIIYNLYYNNKDKKNNLTSKK, from the coding sequence ATTGATATTATTGGATATATAGGTGCCTTTTTTATTTCGGTTGCCTTTTTACCACAAACTATTAAACTAATTAAAACTAAAAACACAAAAGGTTTATCGTTAATTTCTTATAGCATATATCAAATAGGATTAACTTCATTCATAATTTATGCTAGTTTAATTAAAAACATTCCCTTACTAGCAGCAAATGCCTTTGGCACAGTTATTAATATCATATTATTAACATTAATAATTTATAATTTATACTATAATAATAAAGATAAAAAGAACAATTTAACTTCCAAAAAATAA
- the rpsO gene encoding 30S ribosomal protein S15 has product MEQIKQDELIKKFRLNAKDTGSSAVQIINLTKRILELTAHLQVQKKDITAKRSLLKMVASRKRFLKYFKKQDVATYNKLLTALSLKDN; this is encoded by the coding sequence ATGGAACAAATTAAACAAGATGAATTGATTAAAAAATTTCGCTTAAATGCCAAAGATACTGGTTCTTCTGCAGTTCAAATTATTAATTTAACAAAAAGAATTTTAGAATTAACAGCCCATCTACAAGTACAAAAAAAAGATATTACTGCAAAACGAAGTTTGTTAAAAATGGTAGCAAGCAGAAAACGCTTCTTAAAATACTTTAAAAAACAAGATGTTGCTACATACAATAAATTATTAACAGCACTATCACTAAAAGATAACTAA
- a CDS encoding ankyrin repeat domain-containing protein, giving the protein MFEWVREIFGINININNKEAKMIEAIKNKKLDVVNKILKYDINIDYIDRTGYTSLMWAAEKGYLEIVNVLLEHNANINYISVNGNTALILAAKKNYTKIVNLLLEHNANVSCEDQFGNTALILSTENGNLEIVKTLLTLNVNVNHENRYGETALLVAAKNGYTEIVNDLLVNGANINHVSINGNTALILAIKSNYLEIANALLTNYPNVNRKNMFGYTPLMWAAEKGHLEVVNTLIKNGANVNHVTIDGLSALMWAAEKGHLEVVNTLIKNGANVNHENIIEETALIVATKNGYLDIVKTLLAHNANIDDVDVNGNTALLFATKYNHWQIKKYIKKIKNSFKNYFLFNITGIIKGFLLFFLNI; this is encoded by the coding sequence ATGTTTGAGTGAGTTAGAGAAATATTTGGAATAAATATAAATATTAATAACAAAGAAGCAAAAATGATAGAAGCTATTAAAAATAAAAAGTTAGATGTAGTTAATAAAATATTAAAATATGATATTAATATTGATTATATTGATAGAACTGGTTATACGTCTTTAATGTGGGCCGCTGAAAAAGGTTATCTAGAAATAGTTAATGTTTTATTAGAACATAATGCTAATATTAATTACATATCTGTAAATGGTAATACTGCTTTAATCTTAGCTGCTAAAAAAAATTATACAAAAATAGTTAATCTGTTATTAGAACATAATGCTAATGTTAGTTGTGAGGATCAATTTGGTAATACTGCTTTAATTTTAAGTACTGAAAATGGAAATTTGGAAATAGTTAAAACTTTATTAACACTTAATGTTAATGTTAATCATGAAAATCGATATGGCGAAACTGCTTTGTTAGTGGCTGCTAAAAATGGATATACAGAAATAGTTAATGATTTACTAGTAAATGGCGCTAATATTAATCATGTCTCTATAAATGGTAATACTGCTTTAATATTAGCAATTAAATCTAATTATTTAGAAATAGCTAATGCCTTATTAACAAATTATCCTAATGTTAATAGAAAAAATATGTTTGGTTATACGCCTTTAATGTGAGCTGCTGAAAAAGGTCATTTAGAAGTAGTTAATACTTTAATCAAAAATGGCGCTAATGTTAATCATGTAACTATTGATGGTTTGAGTGCTTTAATGTGAGCTGCTGAAAAAGGTCATTTAGAAGTAGTTAATACTTTAATCAAAAATGGCGCTAATGTTAATCATGAAAATATAATTGAAGAAACCGCTTTAATTGTTGCTACTAAAAATGGATATTTGGATATAGTTAAAACTTTATTAGCACATAATGCTAATATTGATGATGTAGATGTAAATGGCAATACTGCTTTATTATTTGCAACCAAATATAATCATTGACAGATAAAAAAATATATCAAAAAAATAAAAAATAGTTTTAAAAACTATTTTTTATTTAATATAACAGGAATAATTAAAGGGTTTCTTCTTTTCTTTTTAAATATATAA
- a CDS encoding SemiSWEET family sugar transporter yields MNIFIEILGYLVAICIPLPFLPQTIKLIKTRNTSGLSIFSYNIYQLGGLTFLIFGILRNDIPMITCQTITAILNFIIIGIIVNNLIKQKNKEEKNV; encoded by the coding sequence ATGAACATTTTTATAGAAATATTGGGGTATCTTGTAGCCATTTGTATTCCTTTGCCATTCTTACCACAAACTATTAAACTAATTAAAACAAGAAATACTTCAGGTCTTTCTATTTTTTCATATAATATCTATCAACTGGGAGGTCTTACTTTTTTAATATTTGGCATACTTCGTAATGATATTCCCATGATTACTTGTCAAACTATTACTGCTATACTAAATTTCATAATAATTGGGATTATTGTTAACAATTTAATTAAACAAAAAAATAAGGAGGAAAAAAATGTCTAA
- the gmk gene encoding guanylate kinase encodes MAQKKGKLIILSGPSGVGKGAIIAKLFADKSLNLAYSVSMTTRKPRNKEQDGINYFFVDVSTFLNHVKGNDFLEYTNFIGNYYGTSKSYVLNLQNQGYNVILEIEVDGASQVLKNYEHRNDIMSIFIMPPSYQELEQRIRMRASESEAIIEKRLNKAKEEFKVQHEYDYIVINDDLDIAVKEITDIIKNNIN; translated from the coding sequence ATGGCACAAAAAAAAGGAAAATTAATTATTCTTTCTGGACCAAGTGGTGTTGGTAAGGGTGCAATTATTGCTAAATTATTTGCTGATAAATCATTAAATTTAGCATATTCAGTTTCGATGACAACAAGAAAACCACGTAATAAAGAACAAGATGGCATTAATTATTTTTTTGTTGATGTATCAACTTTTTTAAATCATGTTAAAGGTAATGATTTTTTAGAATATACAAATTTTATTGGTAATTACTATGGTACTAGTAAGAGTTATGTTTTAAATTTGCAAAATCAAGGTTATAATGTTATTTTAGAAATTGAGGTTGATGGTGCTAGTCAAGTTTTAAAAAATTATGAACATCGCAATGATATTATGAGTATTTTTATTATGCCTCCTTCTTATCAAGAATTAGAACAAAGAATTCGTATGCGTGCTAGTGAGTCAGAAGCAATTATTGAGAAAAGGTTAAATAAAGCAAAAGAAGAATTTAAAGTTCAACATGAATATGATTATATTGTTATTAATGATGACTTAGATATTGCTGTTAAAGAAATAACAGATATTATTAAAAATAATATTAATTAG
- a CDS encoding GNAT family N-acetyltransferase — protein sequence MKIEIVNNIEILEQAFLIRKKVFVNEQKVPFEEEIDQFEDVSIHFLVFDDNDKPIATSRMRKVEDIVKIERMCILQEYRRLGIGKKLMEFMEKVAIKNQFKVISLYAQIQALNFYKNLGYKVWSEIFLDAGIKHCKMEKKIYNEGKF from the coding sequence ATGAAAATTGAAATAGTTAATAATATTGAAATATTAGAACAAGCATTTTTGATTAGAAAAAAAGTTTTTGTTAATGAGCAAAAGGTTCCTTTTGAAGAAGAAATTGATCAATTTGAAGATGTATCGATTCACTTTTTAGTTTTTGATGATAATGATAAACCAATAGCTACTAGTAGAATGCGAAAAGTTGAAGATATTGTAAAGATTGAAAGAATGTGTATATTGCAAGAATATCGTAGATTGGGTATTGGTAAAAAATTAATGGAATTTATGGAAAAAGTTGCAATTAAAAATCAATTTAAAGTTATATCTCTTTATGCCCAAATTCAAGCACTAAATTTTTATAAAAATTTGGGTTATAAAGTTTGGTCTGAAATATTTTTGGACGCTGGTATTAAACATTGTAAAATGGAGAAAAAAATATATAATGAAGGTAAATTTTAA
- a CDS encoding diadenylate cyclase produces MSVLPLNIISTVISADIGTVIAEIAVLFGITISLLMTILILIVMNTFIRGKKVWWTTRNKSHMKLLATSEKRMLASVLAEAVIKLAEEKIGALITIERNVSLNEYTDLGVKIDGEVTSQLLQSIFIKGSPLHDGAVIIRLGRIECASTYFPLTNKKISSQFGSRHRAAIGISEQTDAVSVIVSETNGSVSIARSGKFLQVENLNNLVRTLYDELASTKEMVQQV; encoded by the coding sequence ATGAGTGTATTACCGTTAAATATTATTTCGACTGTAATTTCAGCAGATATTGGAACAGTTATTGCTGAAATAGCGGTTTTATTTGGAATAACCATTTCTTTATTAATGACAATTCTTATTTTAATAGTTATGAATACTTTTATTCGTGGTAAAAAAGTTTGATGAACAACAAGAAATAAATCTCATATGAAACTACTAGCAACTTCAGAAAAAAGAATGTTAGCAAGTGTTTTAGCAGAAGCAGTGATTAAATTAGCAGAAGAAAAAATTGGAGCACTAATTACTATTGAAAGGAATGTTTCATTAAATGAATATACTGATTTGGGAGTAAAAATTGATGGTGAAGTTACTTCACAACTATTACAGTCTATTTTTATTAAAGGTTCACCATTGCATGATGGTGCAGTTATTATTCGTTTAGGTCGTATTGAATGTGCCTCTACTTATTTTCCACTAACTAATAAAAAAATATCTAGTCAATTTGGTTCACGTCATCGTGCTGCTATTGGAATATCAGAGCAAACCGATGCAGTATCAGTTATTGTCAGTGAAACTAATGGTTCTGTTTCAATAGCTCGTAGTGGTAAGTTTTTACAAGTTGAAAACTTAAATAATCTTGTTCGTACACTATATGATGAATTAGCTTCAACTAAAGAAATGGTTCAACAAGTATAA